The following are encoded together in the Bos taurus isolate L1 Dominette 01449 registration number 42190680 breed Hereford chromosome 10, ARS-UCD2.0, whole genome shotgun sequence genome:
- the OR4F14G gene encoding olfactory receptor family 4 subfamily F member 14G has translation MLTKSMDGANQSVVSEFLFLGLTNSWEIQLLLFVFSSTFFMASMMGNSLIILTVTCDPHLHSPMYFLLANLSFIDMGVSSVTSPKMIYDLFRKRKVISFSGCITQIFFIHVIGGVEVVLLIAMAFDRYVAICKPLHYLTIMSPRLCISFLVAAWMVGLIHSTVQLVFVVNLPFCGPNMLDSFYCDLPRLIKLACIDINQLESMVTANSGFISIGSFFILIISYIVIILTVQKHSSTGSSKALSTLSAHITVVVLFFGPLIFVYTWPSPSIHLDKFLAIFDAVLTPFLNPVIYTLRNQEMKVAMRRVCRQLVSYRKIS, from the coding sequence ATGCTAACAAAGTCCATGGATGGAGCAAACCAGTCTGTGGTATCAGAGTTTCTGTTCCTGGGACTCACCAACTCCTGGGAAATACAACTTCTCCTCTTTGTGTTCTCCTCCACATTTTTCATGGCAAGCATGATGGGAAACTCCCTCATTATTCTCACTGTGACTTGTGACCCTCACTTACACTCTCCCATGTACTTTCTGTTGGCCAACCTCTCCTTCATTGACATGGGTGTTTCTTCTGTCACGTCTCCCAAGATGATTTATGATCTTTTCAGGAAACGTAAAGTCATCTCCTTTAGTGGCTGCATCACTCAGATCTTTTTCATCCACGTCATTggtggtgtggaggtggtgcTGCTCATTGCCATGGCCTTTGACAGGTACGTTGCCATATGTAAGCCTCTCCATTATCTGACCATCATGAGCCCACGACTATGCATCTCCTTTTTAGTGGCTGCCTGGATGGTCGGCCTCATCCACTCCACAGTTCAACTGGTTTTTGTGGTAAACTTACCCTTCTGTGGACCTAATATGTTGGACAGCTTTTACTGTGATCTTCCTCGGTTGATCAAACTTGCGTGCATAGACATAAACCAACTAGAGTCCATGGTCACAGCCAACAGTGGATTCATCTCTATTGGCTCCTTCTTCATTCTGATCATCTCCTATATCGTCATCATTCTCACTGTTCAGAAACACTCTTCAACAGGTTCATCCAAGGCTCTGTCCACACTTTCAGCTCACATCACTGTAGTAGTCTTGTTCTTTGGTCCTTTGATATTTGTCTACACGTGGCCATCTCCCTCTATACACCTGGATAAGTTTCTGGCCATCTTTGATGCAGTTCTCACTCCTTTCCTCAATCCAGTCATTTACACACTCAGGAATCAAGAAATGAAGGTTGCAATGAGGAGGGTATGCAGACAGCTAGTGAGTTATAGAAAGATTTCTTAA
- the OR4F14H gene encoding olfactory receptor family 4 subfamily F member 14H: MLTKSMEGANQSVVSEFLFLGLTNSWEIQLLLFVFSSTFYVASMMGNSLIILTVTCDPHLHSPMYFLLANLSLIDLGVSSVTSPKMIYDLFRKHKVISFGGCIAQIFFIHVIGGVEMVLLIAMAFDRYVAICKPLHYLTIMSPRMCVFFIVAAWMIGLTHSMVQLAFVVKLPFCGPNVLDTFYCDLPRFIKLACIDTYQLKSMITANSGFISVGSFFILIISYIIIILTLQKQSSAGSSKALSTLSAHITVVVLFFGPLVFVYTWPSPSIPLDKFLAIFDAVLTPLLNPVIYTFRNQEMKVAMRRVCRQLVSYRKIS, from the coding sequence ATGCTAACAAAGTCCATGGAGGGAGCAAATCAGTCTGTGGTATCAGAGTTTCTGTTCCTGGGACTCACCAACTCCTGGGAAATACAACTTCTCCTCTTTGTGTTCTCCTCCACATTTTATGTGGCAAGCATGATGGGAAACTCCCTCATTATACTCACTGTGACTTGTGACCCTCACTTACACTCTCCCATGTACTTTCTGTTGGCCAACCTCTCCTTGATTGACCTAGGAGTTTCTTCTGTCACTTCTCCCAAGATGATATATGACCTTTTCAGAAAGCATAAAGTCATCTCCTTTGGAGGCTGCATTGCTCAGATCTTCTTCATCCATGTCATCGGTGGGGTGGAAATGGTGCTGCTCATTGCCATGGCCTTTGACAGATACGTTGCCATATGTAAGCCTCTCCATTATCTGACCATCATGAGCCCAAggatgtgtgttttctttatagtgGCTGCCTGGATGATTGGCCTTACCCATTCAATGGTTCAACTAGCTTTTGTGGTAAAATTACCCTTCTGTGGCCCTAATGTGTTAGACACTTTTTACTGTGACCTTCCTCGGTTCATCAAACTTGCTTGCATAGACACATACCAACTAAAGTCCATGATCACAGCCAACAGTGGATTCATCTCTGTTGGCTCCTTCTTCATTCTAATCATTTCCTACATTATCATCATTCTCACTCTTCAAAAACAGTCTTCAGCAGGTTCATCTAAGGCTCTGTCCACACTCTCAGCTCACATCACTGTAGTAGTCTTGTTCTTTGGTCCTTTGGTATTTGTCTACACGTGGCCATCTCCCTCTATACCCCTGGATAAGTTTCTGGCCATCTTTGATGCAGTTCTCACTCCTCTCCTGAATCCTGTTATTTACACATTCAGGAATCAAGAAATGAAGGTGGCAATGAGGAGGGTATGCAGACAGCTAGTGAGTTATAGAAAGATCTCTTAA